ACCGGCACCTTCAACTCGACGGGAACGCGGAGCTATACCCTCGATCCTATCCGGGCGGTGCATGGCGACCTAGGCATGGTGGCGCCGGAAGATGTCGCCTTGCTGCTGTCCCACAGTGGCGAATCTGAAGAACTGGTGCGGCTGTTGCCCGCTTTGCGCCAGCGGACCGCTGGGATGTATGCCATCACCAGCCACGGATCGAGCCGGTTGGCTCAGGCGGTGGACGCCGCCGTGCTCTACGGGCCTTTGGCCGAAGCCTGCCCTCTGGGATTGGCACCAAGCAGTAGCACCACCGTCATGCTGGCCATTGGGGATGCCCTCGCCTTTGTGCTCATGGAGCAGCGCCGTTTCACCGAGGACGATTTCGCCCGCAATCACCCCGCAGGCAGTCTGGGGCGGCGATTGGCCCGCGTGACCGACTACATGCGCCGGGACAAGGAATTGCGCCTGGCTCCGGCCTCGGCGACCGTCCGCCAGGTGTTCACCCAGGCTCGCCATCATGGCCGCCGCACCGGCGCTATCATGCTCCTGGACGACCAGGGGCGGCTCGCAGGGTTGTTCACCGATAGCGACCTGGCCCGCTTGTTCGAGTCCCGCCGCGACGAGGCCCTGGATCGACCCATTGCCGAAGTCATGACCCGCCAGCCGATCGTCGTCCGCCC
This genomic interval from Thermogemmata fonticola contains the following:
- a CDS encoding KpsF/GutQ family sugar-phosphate isomerase, with product MGMPSAGSEMGIPSAGSERWSQHWLELGRQVIAQECQALAQAAERLDGGFVRVVAGLWRCSGRVAVVGVGKSADVGQKITGTFNSTGTRSYTLDPIRAVHGDLGMVAPEDVALLLSHSGESEELVRLLPALRQRTAGMYAITSHGSSRLAQAVDAAVLYGPLAEACPLGLAPSSSTTVMLAIGDALAFVLMEQRRFTEDDFARNHPAGSLGRRLARVTDYMRRDKELRLAPASATVRQVFTQARHHGRRTGAIMLLDDQGRLAGLFTDSDLARLFESRRDEALDRPIAEVMTRQPIVVRPQTRLAEAIDLLRSHKISELPVVDDQGRPLGMLDITDLIGMEQEAIAAEPVPLRILGQRKSA